ACGCGCGGCGTGACATGCGCACATCGTGCCGTGCCCTGGCCCGGCCGCGCGTTCGCTGCTCGTGCTCACGCAGGGCGGCGGCGGGCCCAAGCGCCTCCCACAGGGCACGCGCCCGTGCGAATGCCAGGGCGTGCTCCTGGCTTTCGGCGCACCAGCGGCGAAAAGCCTCGCCATCCTCGCGGGTAGCGGTGCCTGAGGTGAGGTGGACCAGCCAGGCGTGCGCGTGGCTGTCGCTGTCATGGCGGTGTAAGGGTTCCATAACCGTCAAGACGTTTCCCGCGCCCCGGGACCGAACCGCTGGAACACTCGACGCCCCGTTTTCGTGGCACAGGTCTCAAGGGCCTTCTTCAGTTCCTTGCCCACCATGCGCACGGAGATGCCGTGGTGGGCCGCGATATCGGCCTGCGGAAGCTCATCCACGCGCGCGGCGATCAGGATGTCCCGCTGCCGCCGGGTCAGGGCATCCAGCGCCACGCTGAGCGCAGCGATGTCCTGCTGGGCCGTCAGCACGATGGAGGGCTCCACCACATCATCCACGGCGTGCAGTAATTCATCGACCTCCTCCCCGGTTAGCAGGCGGCCCTGCGCACGGTGATGGTCGGCGGCCATGTTAAGCGCCATGCGGAACAGGTAACTCGTGGGGTGCGTAGCATGGCCCTCGGGCATGGCCAGCTTTTCCACGCGCAGGTAGGTCTCCTGCATGA
Above is a genomic segment from Luteibacter aegosomatissinici containing:
- a CDS encoding RNA polymerase sigma factor, whose amino-acid sequence is MNGDASLLGLFLANYEDFRRRLRRRLRSDDLADDVMQETYLRVEKLAMPEGHATHPTSYLFRMALNMAADHHRAQGRLLTGEEVDELLHAVDDVVEPSIVLTAQQDIAALSVALDALTRRQRDILIAARVDELPQADIAAHHGISVRMVGKELKKALETCATKTGRRVFQRFGPGARETS